The Candidatus Woesearchaeota archaeon genomic interval AAAATAAGAGCTTTGAATTCAGTTGAAGAAAAAATTGTTGAACTCCTTGTTGAAAAAAAACGTGAAAAAACTTAATCCCCAAAAAGTATACATTTTGTAAACGCTTTTTCTTCATGGTTTATATATCATGAATGTAAAATGCCGTTTATGGAAAATGTTTACCCTTCTGGAATATACATCCAAAAACTGAAGCAAGAGACTGAACTGCGGTCGTTTTGTTCCACTTTCGCTGATTTAAAGCTGTTTTTATTTCATGACGCATTTCGAAATCAAGAACAAAATATTTCTGTCACATTTCTCTGCTTTTACAAAGATTACATTATATCTTACATCACTTTACTCACTGATAGAATTACAGTACAACAGGATCTTCACGATTTTTTTACACAAAAAGACATTAACTACAAAACGCTTCCTGCTTTGAAAATAGGAAGAATGTGTGTTGATGATCGCTTTCAGAAGCAAGGCATCGGCACGCTCATGCTTAAGATGGCACTTCTGAAAGCAAAAAACATCAATGAGCATACAGCAGGATGTCGCTTTCTTACCGTAGACGCAAAGAACGAGTCACAAGAGTTTTACCGCAAATTTGGATTCAAAACATTTAGAAAAAATCAAGAAACAACGGCAATGTACCTTGACATCAAACTCAGTCAACAAAATTAAACTTTGTTTTCATTGCGCTTTGTATAAATTTCACTCTTCTTGGATCAGGATGCTTTTCTTCTCTAAGCATTGTTTTAATAAACTCAACCGCATCCTTTCCATACAAAGTAGGTGTTGGTTCTATTGGGCTTGCCATAGAACACATAATGATAAGAGACTATTTAAATTTTCCCGAAAAACGTTTACATTTTGTAAAATAATTTATATACAGAAGCCATTCTTTCCCTAATCATGGTCAACTTTTGGAGCATTGTCAATGATGTGATTGATAAAAGTGATATCTTACTTGAAGTACTAGACAGCAGACTTCCTGACATGACCAGAAACGCTGAAGTCGAAGGAAAAGTAAAGCGCGCTGGAAAAAAATTGATACTCGTTCTCAACAAAGCAGATTTGATTGGTCAGAGAACCGCTGAAAAGGAAAAGAGAAAATTTACTAAAGAATATCCTGTTGTATTTGTCTCGACAAGAGAACATCAAGGAACAAAATTATTGCGTGAAGCAATTCTTAAAAATACTGATAAACAAGAAATTACAGTCGGTGTCCTCGGCTATCCAAACACTGGAAAAAGTTCTATCATCAATGTTCTGAAGGGACGCAAGGCCGCGTCAACAAGCCCGCAGTCTGGACATACTCGTTCGCTTCAACGCATTCGCGTGACAAACCGTATCATGATGCTTGACACCCCAGGAGTTGTTCCTTTTGAAGAAAAAGATGAAGTGAAACACGTTCTTATTGGTTCTGTGATGTATTCTGATACTGAGCATCCTGATCTTGCTGCGTGCGAAATCATAAAACACTGTAACCAAATTGATGAACAGATCATTTTGTTGCACTTTGGTGTTTCTGCCGCTCCTGATGAATATGCGCTGCTTGAAACAATTGCGAAAAAAAGAAACATTATGGCAAAAGGCGGTGTTTTTGATGTTGAACGCGCAGCACGACTTGTGATTCAGGATTGGCAAATGGGCAAGATCAAGCTGAGTTGAATTTTGACACACTTTCTTCATTAATCTGACGGATGACATATTTGCGCAGAAACATTTATATACACTTGTTTTGAAACGGTTGTATATGAAGTACGACGCAAAGAGCATTATCATCGGAAGAAAGAAACGGAAGTCTGAAGAAGATGACTTTAGCCCATGCTTTATCGCATTGTTTAAAATCAATAAGCCGCATACGAGCGGACAGGTTCCTGAAAGAATTCTTGACTTTGACGCTGTACGAAAGGTTACTATTTCAGGATTGAACTGTGATTATCATCTTTCTGGCAGTGATATTGTGATTGACAATCTTGCGGAATTAGTCATTAAAGAAGACGGTAATGTTGTTCATATTAGTGGGAAGCAGAAGTAGTTTCTAAATATAGATTATATCTTCTTAGTACACAAAAAATAACAACAACAATGGCACAGACGGTCAACTTTTTGGCTCTCTTCTTATTTACACAGCCAAAAAGCTTGCCCTACTCCGTAAAATTTGTGAAACAAATTTTACTCCGTCTGGCCATGTTGTTATTTTTTGCTTCTATTTGCTTTTTTTAGAGATTCACCAATAACATTTTTATAGAAAGAGAAAAAGTATGCATTCATGAAAGAAGACCTCATTTCTTTTCGCAACAAAACAGCGTCTTTGGTGTACAAGAATATTACCAAACCTATCGCATTTCAGCTTGATCCTGAAAAAGTGCATGAACACTTTCTTCACTTGGGAAAACAGCTCGGAAAAAGCGCTGTAACCAGAGGAATAACCGCTGCTGCATTTTCTTATCGCAATCCCCTGCTGTCTCAGACTCTCGCAGGCATAGATTTTCCCAATCCTGTTGGACTTGCCGCAGGCTTTGACAAGAACGCAGAACTTGTTGATCTCTTGCCTGCAGTTGGCTTTGGCTTTGCAGAAGTAGGCTCAATCACTGGTGAATATTGCGAAGGAAATCCAAAACCTCGTCTCTGGAGACTTCCGAATTCCCAATCAATCATTGTTTATTATGGATTGAAGAATGAAGGCGCTGAGAAAATTTCATCGAGACTTTCTGGAAGAAGCTTTCAAATTCCTATTGGAATCAGCGCCGCAAAAACAAATTCCAAAGAAACTGTTGATCTTGAGAAAGGAATCGCGGATTACTGCAAAGTACTTGAAT includes:
- a CDS encoding GNAT family N-acetyltransferase, which encodes MENVYPSGIYIQKLKQETELRSFCSTFADLKLFLFHDAFRNQEQNISVTFLCFYKDYIISYITLLTDRITVQQDLHDFFTQKDINYKTLPALKIGRMCVDDRFQKQGIGTLMLKMALLKAKNINEHTAGCRFLTVDAKNESQEFYRKFGFKTFRKNQETTAMYLDIKLSQQN
- a CDS encoding 50S ribosome-binding GTPase encodes the protein MVNFWSIVNDVIDKSDILLEVLDSRLPDMTRNAEVEGKVKRAGKKLILVLNKADLIGQRTAEKEKRKFTKEYPVVFVSTREHQGTKLLREAILKNTDKQEITVGVLGYPNTGKSSIINVLKGRKAASTSPQSGHTRSLQRIRVTNRIMMLDTPGVVPFEEKDEVKHVLIGSVMYSDTEHPDLAACEIIKHCNQIDEQIILLHFGVSAAPDEYALLETIAKKRNIMAKGGVFDVERAARLVIQDWQMGKIKLS